A stretch of DNA from Thiohalorhabdus sp. Cl-TMA:
TCGACCGTGCGGCTTGACCATATAACACCCAAGCAACGGTGTATCCGCCGCCTGCAGGCGCCAAACACCGCTCGTACTCCGAATTCAGCACTTTCCAGGTTTGCCTGGTGGCCATAGCCCGCGGGAACCACCCGATCCCATTCCGAACTCGGCAGTGAAAACGCGGCGCGCCGATGATAGTGCGGGGCCTCCCCGTGCGAAAGTAGGTCACCGCCAGGCATTTTCGCCAAGCCCTCGGGGTCCCCCCGGGGGCTTTTTTTTTGCGAACAGGGAATGGGCTCGGCGCCATGCACGATTTCCGCCTGGCCGAGGACCGTAAGGACAGGTTGCGGTCGTCGGTGATCGCTGCGATGGTCAAAGGGCGAGGCGGGCCACCTCCGGAAATTCGGCTGTGGGAAGAAGTGGATTCCACGAACGTCCGGCTGCGCGAGCTCGCGGAGACCGGGCTGGAGCCTCCGGTGATCGCCGCTGCTGAACATCAGACCGCCGGAAAGGGGCGGCGCGGCAGGACTTGGCACTCCGCGCACGCCGGCAATCTGTATTTATCCCTGCTGACCCCCCTGCCCTCCCCCGTCCTGATGCCTTGGCTGCCCCTGCTCGTAGGCGTGGCAGTGGCGGAGGTCGTCGAGGCGGCGGGGGGCGCCCTGTGGCTCAAATGGCCCAATGACCTGTTGGATACCCGCGAAAGGAAAGTCGGCGGGATCCTGGTGGAGGCCTCCTCGACGGGGAGGCAAAGAAATGGCGCCGTTATCGGCTTGGGGCTGAACGTGAACGCCCGGGTGATAAATCCCGGTGGCACCGAGCCCGGCTGTCTGTCGGAAATCCTCGGCCATCAATTGGACCGCAATCGGTTGATAGGCGCCCTGTTCAGGACCATCCAGGCTCGGATGGAGGCCATGCAAAACCAGGGTCCGGAAGGGGTCCATGCGGCTTGGCTGGCCAGGGGCCTGTGGCTCGGTGCCCGAGTAGAAGTCCTGTTGGAAGCCGGATGCGATGCGGGAGTCTTCGAAGGGCTCGATGCCCACGGCCGGATCCGGGTGCGTACGGAAGAGGGGGAAAAGCGCTTCGCCGCCGGTGAAATTTCCTTGCGCGCAGACGCAGGAGGTGGAACGTGATCCTTGCCGTTGACGTTGGCAATACCGTCACCCGTGTGGCGGTATTCGGTCGGGAAGGCATGGAATGGTGCGGTCGGGTGCCCACGGACTGTACCGGTTTGCCCGGCAGTCTCGGAAGATTGCTCCAGGAGGCCCCGGGGTTGGAAGAGGTCCAGGTAGCCGGGGTGTGCTCCGTGGTACCGAAAGTCGATCCGGATTTGCGGACGCTAATCCGGGAAATGGGGCTGCAAGTCCTGGAAATTCGTCCGGGCCTCTCCGCCGACATAAGGGTGGGCTACACAATGCCGGAGGAGCTTGGTGTGGATCGCTACGCCAACGCGGCTGCCGCCTACCATCGTTACGGGGGGCCAGTGGCCGTGGTGGATGTGGGTACCGCGCTGACCATGGAAATCGTGGACGAACGGGGTGTTTTATGGGGAGGGCCGATATTCCCGGGCCCGGAGGTGGCGCTGCGGGGCTTGGGTGAGCATGCCGCGCGCCTACAGGGCAGATTGCCAGACGCCGCGGGCCCCATGCTCGCCAGCTCCACCGCGGAGGGAATATCCGCGGGGGTGGCCCACGGATATCCGGCATTGGTGGAAGGGCTGATTTCGCGGGCCCGGGACGCGGTATCCGTGCCACTGCCGGTGATCCTCACCGGAGGCGGCGGCAGCCGGTTGCAGGGTCAGGTGGCCGGGATCGCGGAGCGGATCCCTCACCTTACCCTGGAGGGAATCGCGCTCCTGGCTGGAAACCGCTCGCCCGCCCCTTGAGAAGCCGCGGAAAGTTTCGGTATTCTATCTGTCTTTGCTGGCGTAGCTCAGCTGGTAGAGCAGCTGATTTGTAATCAGCGGGTCGCAGGTTCGACTCCTGTCGCCAGCTCCAGCCCTTGACATTACGGCCCGAGGCCATTAACGTTTCATGCTTCCCATCGCTGGAGGGGTACCCAAGTGGCCAAAGGGAGCAGACTGTAAATCTGCCGGCTCAGCCTTCGGGGGTTCGAATCCTCCCCCCTCCACCAAACAAACGGGCGAAAGCCATGTTCGCCGATGGCCAGCGGTCATCGGCGGATTTCCTTCGGCTGGCGAGAAGCGGCGTATCGCGGCAAGCTGGTACGGAGGCCGATTCACTGCCCACGTAGCTCAGTCGGTAGAGCACACCCTTGGTAAGGGTGAGGTCCTTGGTTCAAGTCCGAGCGTGGGCACCATTCGTTTGTATAGGCATTAGGGCGCACGATCCTCGAAGGGGAGTTTAGTCGATGTCCAAGGAGAAGTTTGAGCGCACCAAGCCGCACGTGAACGTGGGCACCATTGGTCACGTGGACCACGGGAAGACCACCCTGACGGCGGCCATGACCAAGGTCTTGTCTTCGGAGTACGGCGGCGAGAGCCGGGAATTCTCGGACATCGATAACGCCCCCGAAGAG
This window harbors:
- a CDS encoding type III pantothenate kinase, yielding MILAVDVGNTVTRVAVFGREGMEWCGRVPTDCTGLPGSLGRLLQEAPGLEEVQVAGVCSVVPKVDPDLRTLIREMGLQVLEIRPGLSADIRVGYTMPEELGVDRYANAAAAYHRYGGPVAVVDVGTALTMEIVDERGVLWGGPIFPGPEVALRGLGEHAARLQGRLPDAAGPMLASSTAEGISAGVAHGYPALVEGLISRARDAVSVPLPVILTGGGGSRLQGQVAGIAERIPHLTLEGIALLAGNRSPAP
- a CDS encoding biotin--[acetyl-CoA-carboxylase] ligase, which translates into the protein MHDFRLAEDRKDRLRSSVIAAMVKGRGGPPPEIRLWEEVDSTNVRLRELAETGLEPPVIAAAEHQTAGKGRRGRTWHSAHAGNLYLSLLTPLPSPVLMPWLPLLVGVAVAEVVEAAGGALWLKWPNDLLDTRERKVGGILVEASSTGRQRNGAVIGLGLNVNARVINPGGTEPGCLSEILGHQLDRNRLIGALFRTIQARMEAMQNQGPEGVHAAWLARGLWLGARVEVLLEAGCDAGVFEGLDAHGRIRVRTEEGEKRFAAGEISLRADAGGGT